The nucleotide window aaatatataaaatctagGGGGggatcaaaaattacatgtctacggTGTTTAAGTCGAAGTCTTTGTGGAAGGTAAGTAATGCGTAATTCTCCTCCCTTTCGTTATTCATTTGTTACTTTTACGTGATAAAATAAAATAGGGTTAGCTAGCATTTTCCTCCTAGTGTACAGTACACGTTAAAGGCCCACGTTTGGATTTTTCTCATAGAAAGAGATGCGTAAAAGGCCTATTAGATGAGCCCCGAGATTGATATTCTGATTGTTACACAAATAGTCGAcatgatttaatgtttatattttttagtcgatatacataaattatatatagttatatatatatatatatatatatatatatatatatatatatatatatatatatatatatatattatataaattatataaatattatacatCTAccggttatttttagtttaacaGATTAGGTAGACGTCTATTTGAGTTAAAAATCGACTAAACCTATCGAACCGAACCGTAACGAACCAATTGTTAggtttattttaatataaatttataaccgtaccgaataaatttatatacgaaaaatatattttatgtactaagtttaaaacaaataaagcATTAAAAAAATTTCTTGGGTCTTGGATTAATATCCAAAATCCCaactttcaaatatattttaCTACTCATATCGAAACTAAATTAGTTATAACATCTTGAGTAGCAAGTCACTAGGTATTCCAACGATCTTCAGTGACAAGCCACAAGATATTGGGTATCTTTCCTCTCGTATGATTAATATTTCTCTTGTTGGATACTAATCTTTTAATTAACTCTATTTTTGAGTTCCAACTTTATTAGTATCTTTCCACTCGtatgatttatatttttcttatctttACTTAATTTATTTTATGCTACCATAGAATAGTGGGATGAATCTCTATTCTGGACATCTTTTATGTTCCTTTGATCATCACctttaaaatagtaaaaatatctagagagttttgccACCAAAGTCCTATGCAAGTACACATTATCGCATTCTAACTTAGACTAGCGACTCTTGCATGACATTTTTAAAAAACTACCGAAAAATTAACCAAACCGTACCGATATCGAAGAGAGACCGAGATaattgggacggtttcgaaaaaatttaatttggttaAACAAAATGAAATAACCGAAAATTTAacataatataaattttataaaataaccgacgGGACCGAACCATTAACCCCTATTGCATACCAATGCTTTCCAAAACTTATCCTTTTAACTATGCCTAGAATGCttgttaaattaatttaatcTAGACCTTTATAAGTAACATTGTACAAGTGCCACTCATAATCATGCGcaaaccaattttttttttttgccaaaattttCTTCTTGAAGAAATATCACGATGTGTAGTACAGTATATATGTTAGTGTCAAGTTATTTGATCAATCATAACAAGATGTGGTCATTTGTTTTTCATCTGGTACCTTAATTAATTTGTCAGGACATGAATTTTTGTATGCGTAATTACTTTAAATATCTGCCTACCTAAGTGCTTAAACTTAAAATAGCTGGCCAATGTACAATATACGTATAGTtcatgtataatagtgtataatcATTGCATAATTTAGACATATTAGCTAAAAAATAAACAGTGTTGGCTATTTGCGTAAAGATTCCTTTTTATTAGTGATTGCACTCTATCTTACTGGGCCAAAGAAGAATCATATGACGACCCTTTGTTGTGTAATAGCCCACGGATCCCACGGTTGAACTGGAAAAGGTTTTGTTGTTACCTTAGGCAATTCCATACCAAAATGGGAGGAGAAATTAAGATACTTTTTAGTTCAAATTCAAGGGTCAAAACAATGAGGCCTAAAACCCTTGAGATAGCCTTAAGGAATCGAGCCAAAACGGATAATACCTTGATAGTTGGACATGACCGTGACAAATTGATAACAATTTCAAACATTCTAAGTTAGTGCTAATAATAGTATCTACCTCCCTATAGTTTTAGCTATTTGTGGATTACACCGcagtaattaaaaagaaaaaaaaaaggtaaatcaCCTCTAGTAGTCCTGGAAACAATGCGGATATCCCTTTACCATGAATGAAAATGAATCTTTTGCTTGTATGTTAGTATAAGTATATAAGGTCACacctctctataacaatatcTTTATATAACAGCACTTCACTATAAAAATCAAGTTTTTTGGGAACTAAATATCATGTTTTgttatataatatatgttctTTATAACAACAATTCgctataatatttaaaaatatccAGGACAAACGAGggtgttatagagaggtttgactggaAATACATACTTATTTACAACTATTCGTGGCGTAAGGGTTTAGGCAATTGAATGTCTTAATATTTGAATTTGCCCAAAAATTAAGAACAGAGTTGAACGCTATTTGAAATGTGTAGTAACTTTTTAGGAAATTATCCAGATCATAACAAACTTTTCAATATATATGAATAGAGTGaaagaacaaggaaaagattTCAAAGTAGGCTTCATATAATATTTTGGaagtattttatgattgaaaagTTTCATTTCTAGAAAAGTAGATATCATGTTGACACAAGCCAAACAAACAAAGTTGACTACACGTACAATTTGAACCAAGGGATTTGTAGCTTCTTTGGTTGATTTGATCAAATCTTTCTAGACTTCCACTAATATTTCCAACTTTtcatattttaaatcataaatttgaaaattatttaaacAAACTAAATATGATAAGCTATTCACATATTTTGCTTCTAATAAACGCGTGAGCCAAATaaagatgatatatttatttttactttaaaaagTACCTCAATAAGATGAAAGTTTGATTATAATCCAATCTGGTAGCTGTAGGGAGTCCAGTAAATGGAGAAACTCGTGGTACGAAACGTTTTTCTCTTGATAGGTCATGCgtaatataaattttaattaatcgAGCAAGTGAGTTTCCAATATCAtatacttattttttttaaaaagataaataaaacaaaaacaaaaggtggtctgaattaaagaaaaagaataagtttaaaaagaaaaagaaaggtgcGTGCATTATGAGGTCGTTGCGAAGATTTGTTCAAATATTTTTGAATTGACCTCTTCCTCTTATGTGTATGTACTTTACATTAGATATATAGACTTTTCTCTTCACTTTATGTGGTATAGAAAATTTTAAATACCACAACCCAAAAAAACGAAAGaaaaatgtaattgaaaaaaagaagaaggttggAACATAGGATTCTTAAACAAAGCCCAAATTATTGACTTTTTCATTCGAGTAATGTTCCGTATTAGGAAACTAACGAGTATAGCTACTTTCATGCCTTCCCTATGTAAAGTAATGTTGACTCTcccccatttttttctttttttaactgAATTCAGCTTTTATATTGACTGCTAACTAACTTTGAAATATTTGATAATTTCAGAAATTCTCAAGTTTATCGCTTAAGTATGTTTCACGCGtgttttggatttttcattttacTTTGCAATTCTAGAGTTGCATCTTTTTTAGTTTAtcctaaataaaatataaattgcCTTATTTCTTATAATTGAGAAGTTTTCGTGACTTAGtgagcgtttggacataagaatcgtaaaattccaagaaaaaatgaaaaaaaaattaagtaaaaatcgtgtttgaaaattagagttgtgtttggacatgaatataattttgggttgtttttaaagttttatgagtgatctgagtgaaaattttaaaaaataactttttagagttttttcaaattttcgaaaatttttaaaatgcatcttcaagtgaaaattaaaaattttatgaacaaatgctggtttcgaaaaaaagtaaaaaaatttccaaaaaaaggaattttttttaatgtccaaatgaCCTCTTAATTACGCACAATTGAAACTTCAATGAATAATTGGTTGTTGTTCTAACTTCTATGATTTTATCTTTCTCCACTTAAATATCATGAAATAGATGATTGATACTTGCAGAATTTTGAAAAGCATCGCTTCTAGCATTGCAACTTCTTAGAGAGATAGCAAATATAGAACAACTATAACGCGTTCGTCTGCAGAATATTTAAACATGCAACGTCTCCTAACTAACAAATAATTCGTTATGCTTTTATCATTAGACCAAAAGTCCTGAAACACTTGCTTCACtattaaatttaataaaataccATAGTATTATCCTTCCATTTAATGGTAGCAATCACTTAAGGAAAAAGTTAAATTATTGGTTTGTGGTTTTTTGAAAAAGCAAAAGGATTTTCATGAGATGCATTTTATTTTTTGCCCTTTATCTTGGTGGGGTGGGGGTATGGGGGTGtgcggggggggggggttccAAAAGATAAAGTCGGTAGGAAAAGTAGCAAGCAAGAATGCCCCTCATGTCTCCTAGTCAATGATTTTATCTAGAACTTTGTTTCTTATCATAAAAGATAAAGGGTAAAAAAAGaatatactttttaaaaaaaaatatttgtggACTTAGCTGATGACTCGGATACTGATGGCAAATATTTCAATACTTGAGCTTATCCTCTTCAACTTAGTGCAATTCTAAAGTCAAGACATTCATTTGAAACCATACGACAAGATAATGTCGAATCTCAGGATAAGGCCTACTTATATTTCTACAGACACATATATTCAATTCCTGAATTATTATCTTAATCTAGAGATCCTCTATTGTGACACTAGTGTTCCATTTTCTTGCCGTGCTACCTACTTAACTTTCGACACGTGTAATCTTCTCATTAGCTAATCTTATTGTTTTacatgtgtcatttattttgttgGACTGTGATGAAAATTTCTGTGTTATTAGCTGTCATAAAGCCTCAAAAGTAAAAGTGAACTATATCCACACATTATCTTTTTTCTGCATAGTCACATATATAAATGCCTTCCTAGAATACACAAAAAATCCCATGTTTTCTTTTGCATGTGCCTTTAACAGATAGACACCAAAGCTTTAGCCAACTCACAGGTTATTATTATCTCAACATATTTCTTGATCTGCTTCTTTAATTTCAAGAAATTATAAGGCAAACTTAGCTAGCAAACATGATGAAGAATCAAGATCAACAACATGAGTTATGGATGATAGATGAAGGACATGAATTAGGTAATAATGGTGAGATATACAACACCAACAGCCACTCACCTTCTTCATCAGTTTCATCATCCATTGGAGAATCATCAACAATTTCAAATGGATCAACTTGTTCATCTTCATTAGACACAACAGATGATGCATCTTCATCTCCCTCTTCATGTTCACCTAATTCTGATGAAGCTTTGTATGACTTATCATCCCTCATGGCACAATTACCTATCAAGTAAGCACTTTTATTTAAGGAATTAATTTGGTTTTTGGCACATACAAAAGTAACCTTAGGCCTTGGTGTCATGTTATAAATTGTAAAAGAGTAACAAATATAGGAAAGAAGGTCTTTTGAGGAATTACTTACAACTTAAAATGATCAATCTTGATATCTAAAATTTGATGGTGGAGTTATACTTTTTATGTATGAATATGAATATTGCAGGAGGGGATTATCCAAGTTTTATCAAGGCAAATCACAGTCATTTACATCTTTATCAAGAGTGACAAGTTTAGAGGATCTTGTTAAGAAAGAATCACCTTACAAAAGGAAAATGAAGTCTTGCAAAAGCTATGGAGCTGGATTGGATTCTTACAAGTCATATACTCTTCCAAAGCCAACTATATTGAAGAAAGCCTCAAGATTTTCAGCATCTTGTACTACTAATGGAAAGGCAAGTTTTATCAGCAGGAGCAGACCCCCTCTAATTCCTCTACATAGAACCTAGACTACTACTGTTACTGTAGTGTATCATATCAACTTAGGATATTAATCCCAACCCTCCTATCAAAACAAGTgatcagaaaaatgaaaaagaaataagagGAGACTACTattcaagagagagagagagagatctagTCTAGAGAGTAAGAGAGAGATGTGTATACTTCAATTTTGTTTATGTTATTTCAGAGGTATATTTTTTTGCCCTTGCAGTTAGTTCCTTGGAAACTGGAAAAGAATAATGATAACAAGCTCTATTGTTGTTAAAGTTTGTTTAATCTTCATTCCTTATCATTCTCAGAATGAATCCATAAAGGACCTTTTTTGATATGCTTAATACTGTTTTGGAGGAAAACTGTAGAACTGCTACTCTTGGTATGCCTAATTCTCTCTAGTCTGCAAAAGATTTATGAATGAGGAATTGTGATCAAGATAATTCTCCATTTAAAGTTAAGATTCATCAATTTCCTACAAGTTACAATTAGTTGCCATTGCACTTGATGCACTACTTCACCCCTACAATTTGATCTGAAAGAAGACCAAAGAATATGAAACAACAGAGATGCTGTTTCCATTATACTAGTAACAAAAAAATCCTACAGTAGAGATATTCATCAAGGGGACATTGCAGCAATTCGACTTGAACGCCTAACTGGGGTTGTCAACACCCCTTCTTGATCTCTTCTCCATCTTTCTCCACCTGCTTTTAGAAAGCAAACAGTTAAAGATTGTAGCTTTTATCCAACTATAAGAAAGGACTCCATAAGAATTTGAACACTTTAAAAGGGGGGAAATGTTTAGCATACCTTTTTCTTGATGATCTTCTTTTCAGCTGTAAAGCTTCCATATGATGCAGAATCTGCTTTAGAGTGATCCACAACATATACATTAGTGTTGCTGTTCTCTTCTGCTTCAATAGTGTTGTTTTTCCTAACATAACTTCTGAGGGAGCTGCTGCTGACTTCTTCAAGTACCATTTCCCCTAGCAGTTCAATACTTGGAGCGCTGATTTGACTAATCTCTTTTGATGCTTCTCCCTTTGGACCAAACAAAGACGAAGCTGCTGTAATGGATCTAATGGCAGGTGTTCTCTCAAGCTGAGTAAAGTTTCTGAGATTTTCTGAAGGGTCACTCAAAGATGAAACCTTTACAACACAAGTTTCATTTTTCTCCTCTAAGACATTGAATGTCCCAGCTTGAGGAGTTTCAATAGCAGCTCTTACTTTCCTTGAAATATAGATGGTAACCAAAGATGTCACTAAAAGCACTGACAATGCAGAAACTCCAATGACAATAACTGCATCATTCAATCCAGTTTCTTTGGTTTCAGCATTCTTTGACTCTAATTCAATGTCAATATTACTGGTTTCATATTCTGTGTCAATTACTTCAGTTACTTTAAATTCTGTCTCAGTTAATTCTTCATCTACAGAGATTTCCTCCACCTGCTCAACATTGTAAGCAGCTTCTGCTTGCTCAAATTTGTAACTCGACTGAGCAGCACATTGCACGTTGGCAGAAGTACTTGAAATGTCATCAAGCAATGGCTCAACTTCTTCTTCATTCACTTCATTGGAACTAGTAACTTCACCAGCAGCTTTTGACATGATTTCCTCATCTTGGTTAGAGTCCTTCTCAAGAACTTGATCCTTCTGCAGTTGCTCATGAAAATCTTCAACTTCTTCCTCATCTACCTCATTGGAACTAGTAACTTCACCAGCAGCAGCTATTGACATGGTTTCCTCCTCTTCATCACCATGTACACTTTGATCAGTAACATTAACCACTGTGTTGTCCTGTTCAATATCAATATCTGCACTAGTTTTTTCAATATCGGCGCTTTCCACATTCAAGAACCCCACTACAACATCTTCAACGAATTCAACTGCCTTGAGTTCAATACTAGTCCCCCTTTGACTCAACTCCAGAAAACCACTTTGAGAGTACTCTAGCTGCTCCGCATGTACACTTCCACTCCCATAAATTTCATGCAAAACAGCTTCAAAGATGTTCTTTCGAATCATGCCGCCATTGTCAGAAGTCACCATAGAGTTCATGGAAGATAAATTTGATcctgaaaagaagaaaacaaatagaAGCAAAATTTTGAATAGTTCTTTTAGACCCCATTTTCCTTCCACAACTTCCATTTCTTCATCATCCTCATGAACACTATTATCCCCATCTTCTTCAGTTTCTGCCTCCAAATTACTATGTTTTTCTGGAAGATTTGAGGAATCTTGAACTTGCTCCAATGACCCTTCATTATCATCAGATTCCTGAGAATCGCCTTGTTTGATTTCTTGATTTGAATCAAGAATGATCGGTCGACGCCTATTTGGCTTGTAACGTAGATACTTAGGCCTAGGGCCGAGGTCATTAGTGAGAGGGTCGTAAGGCTTATAGGATGAATCAACAACAAAGTTGTTTTCTTGGTCATCATCAGATTCAGAGGCATAACTGTAGGAATTAGAAATAGGTAATTTCCCAGAACGATGATGAGAAGTTGAATTGAGGGAACTGGTTTTAGACCCAAGATTTGAGGCTTTGTTCTGAGGATGGCTTTCGTAGGAGCTGGAAATTTCATTCCTTTCGGCTAAAATTTTCTTTCTAATTGGAACTGAAGCTTTAGAAGCTGCAGATATGGTAGGTGACATGAAATTCTTAGTCAAGGATTTCTGAACAAGCGGCTGGTCATTTTCATTCGTTTCTCTTGACCCTATTTAacagaaataaaaatactatCGATCAACAAAACAAGACAATATGAGATGAATATTAGCTACTATAAATTCTTTGATTTCAAGCATTTCCCGATCGATAAATACATCACATTGAACATACGATGTTACTAGAGCATCAGAATATATATAAGTTTGACAAGAAAATCAATCGAACAAGTTATAGCAAAATTAagaatttttagggtttcaaaaattcaatttatggTTAAACTTGGTGTAAATTTTTGGGATTAAGACAAAAGAACATACCAGAAAGAGAACGATCTGGAACAGCAGAAGGCTTGTTAGGAGAGCTCAGCGGTGGAGTTGCTTTCCGAGGAGTAATACCATCCATTTTTCTTCAAGATTGTCTATGCGTTTCACTCAGCAGAATAAGAAAACGAATTTCGAAAAAGTTTGT belongs to Nicotiana tabacum cultivar K326 chromosome 6, ASM71507v2, whole genome shotgun sequence and includes:
- the LOC107772048 gene encoding uncharacterized protein LOC107772048, which encodes MMKNQDQQHELWMIDEGHELGNNGEIYNTNSHSPSSSVSSSIGESSTISNGSTCSSSLDTTDDASSSPSSCSPNSDEALYDLSSLMAQLPIKRGLSKFYQGKSQSFTSLSRVTSLEDLVKKESPYKRKMKSCKSYGAGLDSYKSYTLPKPTILKKASRFSASCTTNGKASFISRSRPPLIPLHRT
- the LOC107772047 gene encoding uncharacterized protein LOC107772047 isoform X2; amino-acid sequence: MDGITPRKATPPLSSPNKPSAVPDRSLSGSRETNENDQPLVQKSLTKNFMSPTISAASKASVPIRKKILAERNEISSSYESHPQNKASNLGSKTSSLNSTSHHRSGKLPISNSYSYASESDDDQENNFVVDSSYKPYDPLTNDLGPRPKYLRYKPNRRRPIILDSNQEIKQGDSQESDDNEGSLEQVQDSSNLPEKHSNLEAETEEDGDNSVHEDDEEMEVVEGKWGLKELFKILLLFVFFFSGSNLSSMNSMVTSDNGGMIRKNIFEAVLHEIYGSGSVHAEQLEYSQSGFLELSQRGTSIELKAVEFVEDVVVGFLNVESADIEKTSADIDIEQDNTVVNVTDQSVHGDEEEETMSIAAAGEVTSSNEVDEEEVEDFHEQLQKDQVLEKDSNQDEEIMSKAAGEVTSSNEVNEEEVEPLLDDISSTSANVQCAAQSSYKFEQAEAAYNVEQVEEISVDEELTETEFKVTEVIDTEYETSNIDIELESKNAETKETGLNDAVIVIGVSALSVLLVTSLVTIYISRKVRAAIETPQAGTFNVLEEKNETCVVKVSSLSDPSENLRNFTQLERTPAIRSITAASSLFGPKGEASKEISQISAPSIELLGEMVLEEVSSSSLRSYVRKNNTIEAEENSNTNVYVVDHSKADSASYGSFTAEKKIIKKKVEKDGEEIKKGC
- the LOC107772047 gene encoding uncharacterized protein LOC107772047 isoform X1 → MDGITPRKATPPLSSPNKPSAVPDRSLSGSRETNENDQPLVQKSLTKNFMSPTISAASKASVPIRKKILAERNEISSSYESHPQNKASNLGSKTSSLNSTSHHRSGKLPISNSYSYASESDDDQENNFVVDSSYKPYDPLTNDLGPRPKYLRYKPNRRRPIILDSNQEIKQGDSQESDDNEGSLEQVQDSSNLPEKHSNLEAETEEDGDNSVHEDDEEMEVVEGKWGLKELFKILLLFVFFFSGSNLSSMNSMVTSDNGGMIRKNIFEAVLHEIYGSGSVHAEQLEYSQSGFLELSQRGTSIELKAVEFVEDVVVGFLNVESADIEKTSADIDIEQDNTVVNVTDQSVHGDEEEETMSIAAAGEVTSSNEVDEEEVEDFHEQLQKDQVLEKDSNQDEEIMSKAAGEVTSSNEVNEEEVEPLLDDISSTSANVQCAAQSSYKFEQAEAAYNVEQVEEISVDEELTETEFKVTEVIDTEYETSNIDIELESKNAETKETGLNDAVIVIGVSALSVLLVTSLVTIYISRKVRAAIETPQAGTFNVLEEKNETCVVKVSSLSDPSENLRNFTQLERTPAIRSITAASSLFGPKGEASKEISQISAPSIELLGEMVLEEVSSSSLRSYVRKNNTIEAEENSNTNVYVVDHSKADSASYGSFTAEKKIIKKKQVEKDGEEIKKGC